Proteins encoded by one window of Cannabis sativa cultivar Pink pepper isolate KNU-18-1 chromosome 4, ASM2916894v1, whole genome shotgun sequence:
- the LOC133036677 gene encoding uncharacterized protein LOC133036677 — protein sequence MMHIWESINGLRKIFKFYDPELLTVHGISDEEQSQSFDDAARRLANWLSLMNSNHQMFFIPWNIGMHWTLVVVAPKKIIHLNPLKGRPIPEEIEQMIGRAFMYIGDAHQYLGPWQGIAQANCPRQPKSQECGFYVLKYMTDIVARANPNRYIEDQKAFGGKKQYDPKTEILPLQRKWIEQLMAVIHGDD from the exons atgat gcacatatgggagagcatcaacggtctgagaaaaattttcaagttttacgacccagagcttctcacagtgcatgggatcagcgatgaagaacagagtcagtcttttgacgatgcggcaagacgattggctaattggttatcattaatgaacagcaaccaccaaatgttctttattccttggaatatcgg gatgcattggacgctagtggtggttgcgccaaagaaaattatccatttaaaccctctaaaaggccgcccaattcccgaagaaatagaacaaatgatcggaag ggcattcatgtatataggggacgcacatcagtatcttggcccgtggcaaggaattgcacaagcaaactgtccaagacaacctaaaagccaagaatgcggtttttatgttttgaaatatatgactgacatcgtcgcacgtgccaaccccaaccgttacatagaagatcaaaaagct tttgggggtaagaagcaatacgatccaaaaacagaaattttaccactacagcgaaagtggatcgaacaattgatggcggtgattcacggtgacgattga